In a genomic window of Gemmatimonas sp.:
- a CDS encoding HD domain-containing protein yields the protein MTGYSDRINHAFAFAAKHHDQQVRKGTRLPYLTHPANVAVILTRYGCSEDTVVAGILHDVVEDCVRDSMTREMLEERIGHKFGHSVLATVLMVTHRKVDDDGIELSSEDKKEDYLARLSLANEDALWVCAADKVHNANSILSDLRRTAFPETVWGRFSVGREGTVRWYRRVANRLREVGFNAPIVDELEAAASALEQV from the coding sequence ATGACTGGATACTCCGATCGGATCAACCATGCTTTCGCCTTCGCGGCGAAGCATCATGACCAGCAGGTGCGCAAGGGCACTCGCCTGCCCTACCTCACGCACCCGGCCAATGTGGCGGTGATTCTCACCCGGTACGGCTGCAGCGAGGACACGGTGGTGGCGGGGATCCTGCACGACGTGGTGGAGGACTGCGTGCGCGACAGCATGACGCGCGAGATGCTCGAGGAGCGCATCGGCCACAAGTTCGGCCACAGTGTCCTCGCCACCGTGCTCATGGTGACCCACCGCAAGGTGGACGACGACGGCATCGAGCTGTCGTCGGAAGACAAGAAGGAGGATTACCTCGCCCGCCTGTCACTGGCGAACGAGGACGCCCTGTGGGTGTGCGCGGCCGACAAGGTACACAACGCCAACAGTATTCTCTCCGATCTGCGGCGCACCGCCTTCCCCGAAACGGTCTGGGGACGCTTCTCCGTGGGTCGCGAAGGCACGGTGCGATGGTACCGCCGCGTGGCCAACCGGCTGCGCGAGGTCGGGTTCAACGCGCCGATCGTCGATGAACTCGAAGCCGCGGCGTCGGCGCTCGAGCAGGTATAG
- a CDS encoding YncE family protein: protein MKPRVAHLVAAFLASLTAASGAAAQGAAPLAPPAPSRTYTALVASESVDRVAVIEFGPQGAKVVRQHDVGVMLADPDGPHGLAVAPDGAHYYVSTAHGTPYGVLWKFDARTNAYAGQVMLGNFPATAQVTPDGRRVVVVNFNLHGDMVASDVSVVRTDSLQEIARITTCAMPHGSRVNSRGTRHYSVCMMDEQLVEIDLDGLQVSRHFLLTKGMERGMDGAPPVRGAADAAHAGHDMSGHGLAQPAAGSTTCSPTWAQPSADDRTVWVACNGTSDLVEIDVASWTMRRRIPAGNGVYNLAATRDGTKLVATNKRGQSVGIIDTKTGATLATLPTQRRVVHGVVITPDDRYAFVTVEGVGSEPGTVEIIDLVALKTVARVEVGQQAGGIDILPLR from the coding sequence ATGAAGCCGCGCGTCGCTCACCTCGTTGCCGCGTTTCTCGCCTCCCTGACGGCGGCGTCCGGCGCCGCCGCGCAGGGTGCGGCGCCGCTCGCCCCACCCGCACCGTCGCGCACGTACACGGCGCTGGTGGCGAGCGAGAGCGTGGACCGCGTGGCCGTCATCGAATTCGGCCCGCAGGGGGCGAAGGTCGTACGGCAGCATGACGTGGGGGTGATGCTCGCCGATCCCGACGGCCCGCACGGACTGGCCGTGGCCCCTGACGGGGCGCACTACTACGTGAGCACGGCGCACGGCACGCCGTATGGCGTGCTCTGGAAGTTCGACGCGCGCACCAACGCGTACGCCGGCCAGGTCATGCTGGGCAACTTCCCCGCCACGGCGCAGGTGACCCCCGACGGCCGCCGGGTCGTGGTGGTGAACTTCAACCTGCACGGCGACATGGTGGCGAGCGACGTGAGCGTGGTGCGCACGGACAGCCTGCAGGAGATTGCCCGCATCACCACCTGCGCCATGCCGCATGGCTCGCGCGTGAACAGCCGTGGTACGCGGCACTACAGTGTGTGCATGATGGACGAGCAGCTCGTGGAGATCGATCTCGACGGACTGCAGGTGTCGCGGCACTTCCTGCTCACCAAGGGGATGGAGCGCGGCATGGACGGCGCGCCGCCGGTACGTGGGGCGGCCGACGCGGCACACGCCGGTCACGACATGAGCGGCCACGGGCTCGCGCAGCCGGCGGCGGGGAGCACCACCTGCTCCCCGACCTGGGCCCAGCCCAGTGCCGACGATCGCACCGTGTGGGTGGCGTGCAACGGTACGAGCGATCTCGTGGAGATCGACGTGGCGTCGTGGACGATGCGCCGCCGCATTCCTGCGGGGAACGGCGTGTACAATCTCGCCGCCACCCGCGACGGCACGAAGCTCGTGGCCACCAACAAGCGCGGGCAGAGCGTGGGCATCATCGACACGAAGACCGGCGCCACGCTCGCCACGCTGCCCACGCAGCGGCGCGTGGTGCACGGCGTGGTGATCACCCCCGACGACCGCTACGCCTTCGTCACGGTAGAAGGGGTGGGGTCGGAGCCGGGGACGGTGGAGATCATCGACCTCGTGGCGCTCAAGACGGTGGCACGGGTGGAGGTGGGGCAGCAGGCGGGGGGGATCGATATCCTGCCGCTTCGCTGA
- a CDS encoding outer membrane beta-barrel protein: MKHALRTCALIAAVMGPATLPAQSTERSVSVGVSGGLSLPMGDLGDVANSGYNLTGHLFFKPAALPSVRLRADVSYDRWDYRNIVRSAGAEQTLGFVGNVVYDFPKASSSMLRPYVLGGLGLFRVRTSITRSGGAVGPVDSNLGLQVGGGLTFQLSDFSTFAEARFVNVFGDGGSSRYVPITFGVRF; the protein is encoded by the coding sequence ATGAAGCATGCACTGCGGACCTGTGCATTGATCGCGGCCGTCATGGGCCCGGCAACCCTGCCTGCCCAATCGACCGAGCGCTCGGTGAGCGTTGGCGTGAGTGGCGGCCTGTCGCTGCCCATGGGGGATCTGGGCGACGTCGCGAACTCCGGGTACAACCTCACCGGGCACCTGTTCTTCAAGCCGGCGGCGCTGCCGTCGGTGCGCCTCCGGGCCGATGTGAGCTACGACCGGTGGGACTATCGGAATATCGTGCGCTCCGCGGGTGCTGAGCAGACCCTCGGCTTCGTGGGGAACGTGGTATACGACTTCCCCAAGGCGTCCTCGTCGATGCTCCGGCCCTATGTGCTGGGCGGCCTGGGTCTCTTCAGAGTCAGGACGTCGATAACGCGCTCCGGCGGGGCCGTTGGCCCCGTCGACAGCAATCTTGGTCTCCAGGTGGGTGGCGGCCTTACCTTCCAGCTGTCGGACTTCTCCACCTTTGCCGAAGCGCGCTTCGTGAACGTGTTTGGCGACGGGGGCAGTTCGCGGTACGTGCCGATCACGTTCGGGGTGCGGTTCTGA
- a CDS encoding Ig-like domain-containing protein: MLIALVSASIAAVQPPSAAKLEITPANPVVIAEDTLRLRARVLDANGQPVPGSTIRFIAAGGRFEGAIDADGLVRSGSTGTMPVTVVAQIVGQPTITQRIEVRMVPGPAATITLDDAPTRLVGGQRLVLVPTVRSAAGDRRDDRVQWSSSNPAVVAVNADGLVEAKGVGRAVLTARVDRATATHAVQVVAGRIGSLAITPSAKEARTGDVIRFAVTARDAAGRSLAGLTPSWSFKPGQGVIDADGAFTGYEGGTYVVTATLGTQSAQAVVRLTPRDVRRPATVVGRLPRTGFTTEEVWLHPTREIAYLGTGSGGDRMFTIDITDKSKPVVTDSIVENTRRVNDIMTNPAGTHLVFTREGASDRKNGIVIAALDDPLHPKKCADYTEGLTGGVHSTFVYRQEKYGTHIYLTNDGTGAIHIIDWNDPCQPKTAAVWKTPRPDAGRSLHDIDVQDGLAYLSYWNDGLVILDIGNGIKGGSPSNPQLVSQYKYDLNDMYRQVEASGGPGFIRGTHTAWRHKNYVFIADEVFPAAPVKGAKDASAGRAYGRLQVIDVSNIAKPKSVAFYEPEFGGVHNVWVAGDTLYMGAYNAGFRTFDISGELRGDLRAQQREMVHVHTADMDGYVKNAAMTWGVVVRNGLAYVNDMYNGLWIVRMDPKPEPKKTVIVP, translated from the coding sequence ATGCTGATCGCCCTCGTCTCCGCCTCGATCGCCGCCGTGCAGCCGCCGTCGGCGGCCAAGCTTGAAATCACCCCGGCCAACCCAGTGGTCATTGCCGAGGACACGCTGCGCTTGCGCGCCCGGGTGCTGGATGCCAATGGCCAGCCCGTGCCGGGGTCCACGATTCGCTTCATTGCAGCGGGCGGCCGCTTCGAAGGCGCGATCGATGCCGACGGGTTGGTGCGTTCCGGCTCCACCGGTACCATGCCGGTGACCGTCGTGGCGCAGATCGTGGGGCAGCCCACCATCACGCAGCGCATCGAAGTGCGCATGGTGCCCGGACCGGCCGCCACGATCACGCTCGACGACGCCCCGACGCGTCTGGTGGGTGGACAGCGTCTCGTGCTGGTGCCCACGGTGCGCAGCGCCGCTGGCGACCGGCGCGACGACCGGGTGCAGTGGAGCAGCAGCAACCCCGCGGTGGTCGCCGTCAACGCCGACGGCCTCGTGGAGGCGAAGGGCGTGGGACGCGCCGTGCTCACGGCGCGCGTCGATCGTGCCACGGCCACGCACGCGGTGCAGGTGGTGGCGGGGCGCATCGGCTCACTCGCCATCACCCCCAGTGCGAAGGAGGCGCGCACCGGCGACGTGATCCGCTTTGCGGTGACCGCGCGCGATGCCGCCGGCCGTTCACTGGCCGGACTGACCCCCAGCTGGAGCTTCAAACCCGGGCAGGGGGTGATTGACGCCGACGGAGCGTTCACCGGCTATGAAGGGGGCACGTACGTCGTGACAGCCACGCTCGGCACGCAGAGTGCCCAGGCGGTGGTACGGCTCACGCCGCGCGACGTGCGCCGACCGGCCACGGTGGTGGGGAGGTTGCCGCGCACCGGGTTCACCACGGAAGAGGTGTGGCTGCACCCCACGCGCGAAATCGCGTACCTCGGCACCGGCTCGGGGGGCGACCGCATGTTCACCATCGACATCACCGACAAGAGCAAGCCGGTGGTGACCGACTCCATCGTGGAGAACACGCGGCGCGTCAACGACATCATGACGAACCCGGCCGGCACGCATCTCGTGTTCACCCGCGAGGGCGCGAGTGACCGCAAGAACGGGATCGTCATTGCCGCGCTCGACGATCCGCTGCATCCGAAGAAGTGCGCCGACTACACCGAGGGGCTCACCGGTGGCGTGCACAGCACCTTCGTGTACCGGCAGGAGAAGTACGGCACGCACATCTATCTCACCAACGACGGCACCGGGGCCATTCACATCATCGACTGGAACGACCCGTGCCAGCCGAAGACGGCCGCCGTGTGGAAGACGCCGCGTCCCGACGCCGGCCGCTCGCTGCATGACATCGACGTGCAGGATGGCCTGGCGTACCTGAGCTATTGGAACGACGGGCTCGTCATCCTCGACATCGGCAACGGCATCAAGGGGGGCAGCCCCAGTAACCCGCAGCTGGTGAGCCAGTACAAGTACGATCTCAACGACATGTACCGGCAGGTGGAGGCGTCGGGTGGCCCGGGCTTCATTCGCGGCACGCACACCGCCTGGCGTCACAAGAACTACGTGTTCATTGCCGACGAAGTGTTCCCCGCCGCGCCGGTGAAGGGTGCCAAGGATGCGAGCGCCGGACGCGCGTATGGCCGCCTGCAGGTGATCGACGTGAGCAACATCGCCAAGCCGAAGAGCGTGGCCTTCTACGAGCCCGAGTTCGGTGGCGTGCACAACGTGTGGGTGGCCGGTGATACGCTGTACATGGGCGCGTACAACGCGGGCTTCCGCACCTTCGACATCAGCGGTGAATTGCGCGGCGACCTGCGCGCGCAGCAGCGCGAAATGGTGCACGTGCACACCGCCGACATGGATGGCTACGTGAAGAACGCCGCCATGACCTGGGGCGTGGTGGTGCGCAACGGTCTCGCGTACGTGAATGACATGTACAACGGACTCTGGATCGTGCGCATGGACCCCAAGCCTGAACCCAAGAAGACCGTCATCGTGCCATGA
- the argC gene encoding N-acetyl-gamma-glutamyl-phosphate reductase, with protein MPESSALPTYRVGVLGASGYSGRELCALVLGHPQLALAFATANSQRGTTLRVRANGRVHEVPLVAPEAADLAGVDLVFAALPHGASAEWIARVIAAGTKVVDLSSDLRPGHGGVGHDLPAGVPHDAPYGMPELFRADVEGARVVANPGCYATSILVALAPLAKAGLIAPGGTVSIAAASGVSGAGASPKLELLFAEVTEDFRAYGVGNAHRHLFEMRATMQRLGADCDLLFTPHLLPVDRGILSTITVPLSRPLADALEPYRRAYANEPFVELTSALPSLADVQHRNVVRIGAVLPTGMRQPTLLVFSAIDNLVKGAAGQAVQNANLMLGLDEASGLQM; from the coding sequence GTGCCCGAGTCTTCTGCTCTTCCGACCTATCGCGTGGGTGTGCTGGGCGCGTCCGGCTACTCCGGGCGTGAGCTGTGCGCGCTTGTGCTGGGGCATCCGCAGCTGGCACTGGCCTTCGCCACGGCCAACAGCCAGCGCGGTACCACGCTGCGCGTGCGCGCCAACGGCCGCGTGCACGAGGTGCCGCTGGTGGCCCCGGAGGCCGCCGATCTGGCGGGTGTGGACCTCGTCTTCGCGGCGCTGCCGCATGGTGCGAGTGCGGAGTGGATTGCCCGGGTGATTGCGGCGGGCACCAAGGTGGTGGACCTGTCGAGCGATCTGCGCCCGGGGCACGGCGGCGTCGGTCACGATCTGCCCGCGGGGGTGCCGCACGATGCCCCGTATGGCATGCCGGAGCTGTTCCGGGCCGATGTAGAGGGCGCGCGCGTGGTGGCAAACCCCGGCTGCTACGCCACGAGCATCCTCGTGGCGCTCGCGCCGCTGGCCAAGGCCGGGCTCATCGCCCCCGGCGGCACGGTGAGCATTGCCGCCGCGAGCGGCGTGAGCGGTGCCGGCGCCAGCCCCAAGCTGGAGCTGCTCTTCGCCGAGGTGACCGAAGACTTCCGTGCCTACGGCGTGGGGAACGCGCATCGGCACCTCTTCGAGATGCGCGCCACCATGCAGCGCCTGGGCGCCGACTGCGACCTGCTGTTCACGCCGCACCTGCTGCCGGTGGATCGCGGCATCCTCAGCACCATCACCGTGCCGCTGTCGCGGCCGCTGGCCGACGCGCTGGAGCCGTATCGCCGCGCCTACGCCAACGAGCCGTTCGTGGAGCTCACCAGCGCCTTGCCGAGCCTCGCCGACGTGCAGCATCGCAACGTGGTGCGCATTGGGGCGGTGCTGCCCACCGGCATGCGACAGCCCACGTTGCTGGT
- a CDS encoding NAD(P)/FAD-dependent oxidoreductase, protein MRAPNGNPIVIVGAGVAGLVAAIDLQAAGRAVLVLDAAPEVGGRVRTSRHDGLIIDHGFQVLFTAYPTLRRYLDFERLALRKFLPAARIARAGHVSLIGDALADPGLLLDTIFARAIGVGDKLRLLALRRFAQQLSIDDCFGPRFAGISTRDFLAARGFGTPVIDGFFAPFYGGILLDRTLATSASILLFTFKMLADGDTVIPAGGIGALTQQMAARLTPGSVRTRTAVRALTVTAGRVSGVQLEDATTIEAAQVVLATDAPAAATLAQTVGLSLPEPTGARGCTTLYFTARTSPIPGKALWLNANPQAVLSHAVTLTDVAPEYASQGRTLIAATAVGAAADLDDATLDAAARRELARMGGVSPDALALDRVALWRVPYAQYEQSPGWREQRPRIACGIQGLWRASETLHSSSLEGAARGGEMAAKAILHAT, encoded by the coding sequence ATGCGTGCTCCCAACGGGAATCCCATCGTCATCGTCGGCGCCGGCGTGGCCGGACTGGTCGCGGCCATCGACCTGCAGGCCGCCGGGCGCGCGGTGCTCGTCCTCGATGCCGCCCCCGAGGTGGGCGGACGCGTGCGCACGAGCCGGCACGACGGGCTCATTATCGATCACGGGTTTCAGGTGCTGTTCACGGCGTACCCCACGCTGCGCCGGTATCTGGACTTCGAACGGCTGGCGCTGCGGAAGTTCCTCCCGGCGGCGCGTATTGCGCGCGCCGGGCACGTCTCGCTCATTGGTGATGCGCTGGCCGACCCGGGGCTGCTGCTCGACACCATCTTCGCGCGCGCCATTGGCGTGGGGGACAAGCTGCGCCTGCTCGCGCTGCGCCGCTTCGCCCAGCAGCTCAGCATCGACGACTGCTTCGGCCCGCGCTTCGCCGGCATCAGCACACGTGATTTCCTCGCGGCGCGCGGGTTCGGGACGCCGGTGATCGACGGTTTCTTTGCGCCGTTCTACGGTGGCATCCTGCTCGATCGCACGCTCGCCACCAGCGCCAGCATCCTGCTCTTCACCTTCAAGATGCTGGCCGACGGCGACACGGTGATTCCGGCTGGTGGCATCGGGGCGCTTACGCAGCAGATGGCAGCGCGGCTCACGCCCGGCAGCGTGCGTACCCGCACGGCGGTGCGCGCGCTGACGGTAACGGCCGGACGAGTGAGCGGCGTCCAGCTGGAGGATGCCACCACGATCGAAGCCGCGCAGGTGGTGCTCGCCACCGACGCCCCGGCCGCCGCCACGCTGGCGCAGACGGTGGGGCTGTCGCTCCCCGAGCCTACGGGCGCCCGCGGCTGCACCACGCTGTACTTCACGGCCCGCACTTCGCCCATTCCCGGCAAGGCGCTGTGGCTCAACGCCAACCCGCAGGCCGTGCTCTCGCACGCGGTGACGCTCACCGACGTCGCGCCCGAGTACGCCTCGCAGGGGCGCACGCTCATCGCCGCTACCGCGGTAGGGGCGGCCGCCGATCTCGACGACGCGACACTCGACGCGGCAGCGCGCCGCGAACTGGCGCGCATGGGGGGCGTCTCCCCCGACGCCCTGGCGCTCGATCGGGTGGCACTGTGGCGCGTGCCCTACGCGCAGTACGAGCAGTCCCCCGGGTGGCGGGAACAACGCCCCCGCATTGCGTGTGGTATCCAGGGGCTCTGGCGCGCCAGCGAAACCCTGCACTCCAGCTCACTCGAAGGCGCCGCACGGGGCGGCGAGATGGCCGCCAAGGCCATCCTGCACGCCACGTGA
- the ispG gene encoding flavodoxin-dependent (E)-4-hydroxy-3-methylbut-2-enyl-diphosphate synthase: MSSSAAGFGSRRPTVTVTVRGVPVGSSAPVVVQSMTNTDTADAAGTADQVAALFEAGSQKVRITVNNDEAAQAVPEIRQRLDDRGLDVPLIGDFHYNGHLLLTKYPKAAAALDKYRINPGNVGTKHRDTNFTTIVQAAIDHDKPVRIGVNWGSLDQNLLTDMMDANAALAAPRDAKDVYMDAMLESALRSAALAEEVGLAHDKIIVSAKISVVPDLVECYRRLAKRCDYPLHLGLTEAGMGNKGVIASAAALSILLSEGIGDTIRVSLTPKPGGDRREEVFVAQQILQSLGLRSFAPQVTACPGCGRTTSTFFQRMAEDIQGYLREQMPVWRESKPGVVEMKVAVMGCVVNGPGESKHANIGISLPGTFEEPKAPVYVDGRLFTTLKGDMIVPEFLGILNDYVARTY, from the coding sequence GTGTCGTCCTCCGCCGCAGGGTTCGGTAGCCGTCGTCCCACCGTCACGGTCACGGTGCGCGGCGTGCCCGTGGGGTCTTCTGCCCCCGTGGTGGTGCAGTCGATGACCAACACCGATACGGCTGACGCCGCCGGTACGGCCGACCAGGTGGCCGCGCTGTTCGAGGCCGGCTCGCAGAAGGTGCGCATTACCGTCAACAACGACGAGGCGGCGCAGGCGGTCCCGGAGATTCGCCAGCGGCTGGACGACCGGGGACTCGACGTGCCGCTCATCGGCGACTTCCACTACAACGGGCACCTACTGCTCACCAAGTACCCGAAGGCCGCCGCCGCCCTCGACAAGTACCGCATCAACCCCGGCAATGTCGGCACGAAGCACCGCGATACGAACTTCACCACCATCGTGCAGGCGGCCATCGATCACGACAAGCCGGTGCGCATTGGCGTGAACTGGGGTTCGCTCGACCAGAACCTGCTCACCGACATGATGGACGCCAACGCCGCGTTGGCCGCGCCGCGCGATGCGAAGGACGTGTACATGGACGCGATGCTCGAAAGCGCGCTCCGCTCGGCGGCCCTCGCCGAAGAAGTGGGGCTCGCCCACGACAAGATCATCGTGAGCGCCAAGATCTCGGTGGTCCCCGATCTCGTGGAGTGCTACCGCCGGCTGGCCAAGCGGTGCGACTACCCGCTGCACCTCGGGCTCACCGAAGCGGGGATGGGCAACAAGGGGGTCATCGCGTCGGCAGCGGCGCTCTCGATCCTGCTCAGCGAAGGGATCGGCGACACGATTCGCGTGTCGCTCACCCCCAAGCCCGGTGGCGACCGCCGTGAAGAAGTGTTCGTGGCGCAGCAGATCCTGCAGTCGCTGGGGCTGCGTTCGTTCGCACCGCAGGTGACGGCGTGCCCGGGGTGTGGCCGCACCACCAGCACTTTCTTCCAGCGCATGGCGGAAGACATTCAGGGCTATCTGCGCGAGCAGATGCCGGTGTGGCGCGAGTCGAAGCCCGGCGTGGTGGAGATGAAGGTGGCCGTGATGGGGTGCGTGGTGAACGGCCCGGGTGAGAGCAAGCACGCCAACATCGGCATTTCCCTCCCGGGGACGTTCGAGGAGCCCAAGGCGCCCGTGTACGTGGACGGCAGGCTGTTCACGACGCTGAAGGGGGATATGATCGTGCCGGAGTTCCTCGGCATCCTCAACGACTACGTGGCGCGCACGTATTGA
- the argR gene encoding arginine repressor — MSDKHDRHAVIRDIVTARTVASQEELRRQLATRGWDVTQSTLSRDLRELRLARIPDSQGRARYAFPESGNSSGAKAEALARLERMLPELLTGVEGVQVLVVARTMKSGAQPVAEVLDQLEWPDVAGTIAGDDTVLIICRSEEGRERVLRKLGAYIRG; from the coding sequence GTGAGCGACAAACACGACCGCCACGCCGTCATCCGCGACATCGTCACCGCCCGGACCGTGGCCAGCCAGGAGGAATTGCGCCGCCAGCTCGCCACGCGCGGGTGGGATGTGACGCAGTCCACCCTGTCGCGCGACCTGCGCGAGCTGCGCCTCGCCCGCATCCCCGACAGTCAGGGGCGTGCGCGTTACGCCTTCCCCGAGAGCGGCAACAGTAGTGGCGCCAAGGCCGAAGCACTCGCCCGGCTCGAACGCATGCTCCCCGAACTGCTCACCGGCGTGGAAGGGGTGCAGGTGCTGGTGGTGGCACGCACCATGAAAAGCGGCGCGCAGCCGGTGGCCGAAGTGCTCGACCAGCTCGAGTGGCCCGACGTGGCCGGCACCATTGCCGGCGACGACACGGTGCTGATCATCTGCCGCAGTGAGGAGGGGCGGGAGCGAGTGCTGCGCAAGCTCGGGGCGTACATCCGGGGCTGA
- the argH gene encoding argininosuccinate lyase translates to MSNDSGTHKLWGGRFAGGPSPLLDAINRSIGTDFRLWPHDIRLSKAWALALSQAGVFTAQEAEQLRAGLDRVAMRIADGAPPIATDEDIHTMIDRLLHDEAGSVASKLHTGRSRNDQVATASRLWTMDACRKLDAAIRELQQALLSQAESIADAILPAYTHLQRAQPVSGAHWLLSHFWPLERDRVRLANALRNAAVLPLGSGAIAGSAFPVPRNVLRDELEFASISPNSIDATGDRDFVAETLFVCTLTAVHCSRIAEDLIVYGSSEFGFVKFGDGFSTGSSMMPQKRNPDVFELARGSGARVLGDLVSLLGTIKGLPSGYSKDLQDDKRALFNAVDLLHLVLPAMAGAISELRFDRGRMRAAVSSAMMATDLADYLVKKGATFREAHGAVGSLVRQAEEAGIEMTELPVDAFSKAHALFGDDARDALGAEASLAARNIAGGTGPEAVRAQIAQAHAALAAPAL, encoded by the coding sequence ATGTCCAACGACTCCGGTACGCATAAGCTCTGGGGCGGTCGCTTCGCCGGCGGCCCGTCGCCTCTGCTCGACGCCATCAATCGCTCCATCGGCACCGACTTCCGCCTCTGGCCGCACGATATCCGTCTCTCCAAGGCGTGGGCGTTGGCCCTGAGCCAAGCGGGCGTCTTCACGGCCCAGGAAGCCGAGCAGCTCCGGGCCGGTCTCGATCGTGTGGCCATGCGCATTGCCGACGGCGCGCCGCCCATCGCGACCGATGAGGACATCCACACCATGATCGACCGCCTGCTGCATGACGAGGCGGGTTCCGTGGCTTCCAAGCTGCACACCGGGCGCTCCCGCAATGACCAGGTGGCCACGGCATCGCGCCTCTGGACCATGGACGCCTGCCGCAAGCTCGACGCGGCGATTCGCGAGCTGCAGCAGGCGTTGCTCTCGCAGGCCGAGTCCATCGCCGACGCCATCCTGCCGGCGTATACCCACCTGCAGCGCGCCCAGCCGGTGAGTGGCGCGCACTGGCTGCTGTCGCACTTCTGGCCTCTCGAGCGCGACCGCGTGCGTCTGGCCAACGCGCTGCGCAACGCCGCGGTGCTACCGCTCGGCTCCGGCGCCATTGCCGGCTCGGCCTTCCCGGTGCCGCGAAACGTGCTGCGCGACGAACTCGAGTTCGCGAGCATCTCCCCCAACAGTATCGATGCCACCGGGGACCGCGACTTCGTGGCGGAGACGCTCTTCGTGTGCACCCTCACGGCCGTGCACTGCTCGCGTATTGCCGAAGATCTCATCGTGTACGGGTCGAGCGAGTTCGGCTTCGTGAAGTTCGGCGATGGCTTCAGCACCGGCAGCAGCATGATGCCGCAGAAGCGCAATCCGGACGTCTTCGAGCTGGCGCGTGGCAGTGGCGCCCGCGTGCTGGGCGACCTTGTGTCGCTGCTGGGCACGATCAAGGGGCTGCCCAGCGGCTACAGCAAGGACCTCCAGGACGACAAGCGCGCACTGTTCAACGCCGTGGACCTGCTGCACCTGGTGCTGCCGGCCATGGCCGGGGCCATCAGCGAGCTGCGCTTCGATCGCGGCCGCATGCGCGCCGCCGTGAGCAGCGCCATGATGGCCACCGACCTGGCCGACTATCTGGTCAAGAAGGGGGCGACCTTCCGTGAAGCGCACGGCGCGGTGGGGTCGCTCGTGCGCCAGGCGGAAGAAGCGGGCATCGAGATGACCGAACTGCCGGTCGACGCGTTCAGCAAGGCCCACGCGCTCTTCGGTGATGATGCACGCGATGCCCTCGGCGCCGAAGCGTCGCTGGCCGCGCGCAACATCGCCGGCGGCACCGGGCCCGAGGCCGTGCGGGCGCAAATCGCCCAGGCGCACGCGGCGCTCGCGGCCCCGGCTTTGTGA
- a CDS encoding HAD family phosphatase, translating into MTGAGGTALRFRGHHYDGIIFDCDGVLVDSERITSRVWAGLLTGIGLPTTTEQSLATYLGNSMGRCLEIVTEQLGHRPPDTLLARFYDEVKVALAREVTPVEGIVALLDALDAAGIGYGVASNGEHEKMRTTLGATGLLARFDGRRFSAVDVARPKPAPDLFLHAAEALGFEPVRTIVVEDSPLGVQGAHAAGMTVIGYAELVAPDRLLAAGAVHTVDQLRELLPLIAS; encoded by the coding sequence GTGACGGGCGCCGGCGGCACCGCCCTGCGCTTTCGCGGACACCACTACGACGGCATCATCTTCGACTGCGATGGCGTGCTCGTGGACAGCGAGCGCATTACCAGCCGCGTGTGGGCCGGGCTACTCACGGGTATCGGCCTCCCCACCACCACCGAGCAGTCGCTCGCCACCTACCTGGGCAACAGCATGGGCCGCTGCCTGGAGATCGTGACCGAGCAGCTGGGGCACCGCCCGCCCGACACGTTGCTCGCGCGCTTCTACGACGAGGTGAAGGTGGCCCTGGCCCGCGAGGTCACCCCGGTCGAGGGCATCGTGGCGCTGCTCGATGCGCTCGATGCCGCGGGCATTGGGTACGGCGTGGCCAGCAATGGCGAACACGAGAAGATGCGCACCACGCTGGGCGCCACGGGGCTGCTGGCGCGCTTCGACGGCCGTCGCTTCAGCGCCGTGGATGTGGCACGTCCCAAGCCGGCGCCCGATCTCTTCCTGCACGCGGCCGAGGCGCTGGGATTCGAGCCGGTGCGGACGATCGTGGTGGAAGACAGCCCGCTGGGTGTGCAGGGCGCACACGCCGCCGGCATGACCGTCATTGGCTACGCCGAGTTGGTGGCCCCTGATCGCCTTCTCGCCGCGGGGGCAGTACATACGGTAGACCAGCTGCGCGAGCTGTTGCCGCTGATCGCGTCGTAA